The Tardiphaga alba genome includes a window with the following:
- a CDS encoding ChbG/HpnK family deacetylase, translating into MSGDAPRKITLCADDYGMSPGVNRGIRELIARKRLNATSVMVVGSAITREDVSALQGAVAMNSDCAIGLHVTLTAPFHPLTMHYRPLLDGLFLPLGKMLRAGALRRLDAEMIQGEVSAQIAKFTALFGHAPAYVDGHQHVQTFPQVRDPFLRAVRAGAPDAWVRQSGRVHPLSKRLNAPKALLLDTLSAAFRRRAAKAGVVFNPGFAGAYDFTKAPDFGPLMARFLDGLPDGGLVMCHPGFVDEVLIDLDPFTDQREREYAYLASEEFVRLLDEKNVTLGR; encoded by the coding sequence ATGAGCGGCGACGCGCCGCGAAAAATCACGCTCTGCGCCGACGATTACGGCATGAGCCCCGGCGTCAATCGCGGCATCCGCGAATTGATCGCGCGAAAACGGCTGAATGCGACATCGGTGATGGTGGTCGGCTCCGCGATCACCCGCGAGGACGTCAGCGCGCTGCAAGGCGCTGTTGCGATGAACAGCGATTGCGCCATCGGGCTACATGTGACCCTGACGGCGCCGTTTCATCCGCTGACCATGCATTATCGTCCACTGCTCGACGGACTGTTCCTGCCGCTCGGCAAGATGTTGCGCGCGGGCGCGCTGCGCCGGCTCGATGCCGAAATGATCCAGGGCGAAGTCTCGGCGCAGATCGCGAAGTTTACGGCACTGTTCGGGCACGCACCGGCCTATGTGGATGGTCATCAGCACGTGCAGACCTTTCCGCAGGTGCGCGATCCCTTTTTGCGCGCGGTGCGCGCAGGTGCGCCAGATGCGTGGGTGCGCCAGTCCGGCCGCGTACACCCGCTGTCGAAACGGCTCAATGCACCGAAGGCGCTGTTGCTGGACACGCTGAGCGCGGCGTTTCGCCGGCGCGCCGCGAAGGCGGGCGTCGTGTTCAATCCGGGCTTTGCCGGGGCCTATGATTTCACCAAGGCGCCGGATTTCGGGCCGCTGATGGCGCGGTTTCTCGACGGCTTGCCGGACGGCGGGCTGGTGATGTGCCATCCCGGCTTTGTGGACGAGGTGCTCATCGATCTCGACCCCTTCACCGACCAGCGCGAACGCGAATATGCGTATCTGGCAAGCGAAGAATTCGTGCGGCTGCTGGACGAGAAGAATGTCACGCTCGGGCGTTAA
- a CDS encoding DUF2076 domain-containing protein, which yields MTPQERRLVDDLFDRLSKVEGGPRDPDAQDAILQGQRKAPNAVYALVQTVLLQDEALKRAHERIQELEHGGAPEQAPQGGFLDSMRDALFGGNQQGQAPNAPRGSVPNVRPGEPSRAAWNTGQVLGGGQPQGGYGQGGYGQQGGYGQGPMGQPPMGQPAPQAGGGGGSFLGTAAAAAAGVVGGSLLLNSIKGMMGGNHQQGLTDAANAGGSKSPWGGDSNSSNDSLANQAGLNDIGSSNKQGAGNFDQARDDGDQYSGHDQYADNDSDYDDMDMDSDDGDYA from the coding sequence ATGACACCGCAAGAACGCCGACTGGTTGACGATCTCTTTGACCGGCTCAGCAAGGTCGAGGGTGGACCACGCGATCCCGATGCGCAGGACGCCATCTTGCAGGGCCAGCGCAAGGCGCCCAATGCGGTCTACGCACTGGTGCAGACCGTGCTGTTGCAGGACGAGGCGCTGAAGCGCGCCCATGAGCGCATTCAGGAGCTGGAGCACGGCGGCGCGCCCGAGCAGGCACCCCAGGGCGGCTTTCTCGATTCCATGCGCGACGCGCTGTTTGGCGGCAACCAGCAGGGCCAGGCGCCCAATGCCCCGCGCGGCTCGGTGCCGAATGTGCGCCCCGGCGAACCCTCGCGTGCCGCCTGGAATACGGGACAGGTACTCGGCGGCGGCCAGCCGCAGGGTGGCTATGGCCAGGGCGGCTACGGACAGCAAGGCGGTTACGGCCAGGGCCCGATGGGCCAGCCTCCGATGGGACAACCGGCGCCGCAGGCCGGAGGTGGCGGCGGTTCATTCCTGGGCACGGCGGCCGCGGCTGCAGCCGGCGTGGTCGGCGGCTCGCTGCTGCTCAACAGCATCAAGGGCATGATGGGCGGCAACCACCAGCAGGGCCTGACCGATGCGGCGAATGCCGGCGGCAGCAAGAGCCCGTGGGGCGGCGACTCCAACTCGTCGAATGACAGCCTCGCCAATCAGGCCGGCCTGAACGACATCGGCTCATCGAACAAACAGGGCGCCGGCAATTTCGATCAGGCGCGAGATGACGGCGACCAGTATTCCGGCCATGACCAATACGCTGACAACGACAGCGACTATGACGACATGGATATGGATTCCGACGACGGGGATTATGCGTGA
- a CDS encoding ATP phosphoribosyltransferase regulatory subunit produces the protein MTKPAAWTDTLLTSFAEAGYVHASPAILQPAEPFLDLSGEDIRKSLYLTTDLTGEELCLRPDLTIPVARDYLASGQAGQPAGFSYLGPVFRYRHGTPSEFQQAGIESFGRTDRAAADAEMLALALNAAAALGQPRVDIKTGDVALFAALIEALDLYPVWKRRLVKDFNRQANLAEDLDRLTLAESPVRNEYEGVLAALAGSDRKAALALVTDLMSIAGATNLGGRSVAEIADRFLEQSTLKGGALPKDALTLIKRFLAISGTPDAAVAELRKLAADAKLDLTSAIDEFEQRIGFMAARGIDTSAIKFATAFGRGLDYYTGFEFELHGIDNGIVPPLVAGGRYDGLLSQLGSSSPIPAVGFSIWIDAFSTRAGDAS, from the coding sequence ATGACAAAACCCGCCGCCTGGACGGACACGCTGCTGACCTCCTTTGCCGAGGCGGGCTATGTCCATGCGTCGCCGGCGATTTTGCAGCCGGCTGAGCCGTTTTTGGACCTCTCCGGCGAAGACATCCGCAAGAGCCTGTATCTCACCACCGACCTCACGGGCGAGGAACTGTGCCTGCGGCCGGATCTGACGATTCCCGTGGCGCGCGATTATCTGGCTTCCGGGCAGGCCGGCCAGCCGGCCGGGTTCAGCTATCTCGGGCCGGTGTTCCGCTATCGCCATGGAACGCCCAGCGAGTTCCAGCAGGCCGGGATCGAGTCTTTCGGCCGCACGGATCGTGCCGCTGCGGACGCTGAAATGCTGGCTCTGGCGCTGAACGCTGCCGCCGCACTGGGACAGCCCCGCGTCGATATCAAGACCGGTGACGTCGCGCTGTTCGCCGCGCTGATCGAGGCGCTCGACCTCTATCCGGTCTGGAAGCGCCGCCTGGTGAAGGACTTCAATCGGCAGGCGAACCTTGCCGAAGACCTCGACCGGCTTACGCTCGCCGAGTCGCCGGTGCGCAACGAATATGAAGGCGTGCTCGCCGCCCTCGCCGGCTCCGACCGCAAGGCGGCGCTAGCGCTCGTGACCGACCTGATGTCGATCGCCGGTGCGACCAATCTCGGCGGACGCTCGGTCGCCGAAATTGCCGATCGCTTTCTCGAGCAATCGACACTCAAAGGCGGCGCACTGCCGAAGGATGCGCTGACATTGATCAAGCGCTTCCTGGCGATATCGGGCACGCCCGACGCTGCGGTCGCCGAGCTGCGCAAGCTCGCAGCCGATGCAAAGCTCGATCTGACATCGGCGATCGACGAATTCGAACAGCGCATCGGCTTCATGGCCGCACGCGGCATCGATACGTCAGCGATCAAGTTCGCCACCGCTTTCGGCCGCGGGCTAGATTACTATACCGGCTTCGAATTCGAACTGCACGGCATCGACAACGGCATCGTGCCGCCACTGGTGGCTGGCGGCCGCTATGACGGATTGCTGTCGCAGCTCGGCTCGTCCTCACCTATTCCGGCGGTCGGCTTCTCGATCTGGATCGATGCGTTCTCCACCCGCGCAGGAGACGCGTCATGA
- a CDS encoding glycosyltransferase family 2 protein has translation MLGSDVSDLSTDSRTAAAMGLSLVVPCYNEAPGLAALHDKLVHLARTLKARYGLACEVVYIDDGSRDDTLKIAQTLSPDEIDVQVISLSRNFGKEAALMAGLDHCKKGAVLFMDGDGQHPPEFVEKLVHHWIVDGYDVVFTAKAHRDNESFLLRTAVGGFYALINWGARTKIPEDAGDFRLLSPRAAAALRQLPERNRFFKGLATWIGFRQLRVDYEPQARAHGVSSFNPKALIGLSIEGLTSFSVAPLRLASLFGLLFAGAAFLFGLMILWETMIDGKSVPGYPSIIVGVMTIGGVQLIMIGVLGEYIGKILSELKGRPVYFIAEHSVKPSTPDAAATAAPDRTIAE, from the coding sequence ATGCTGGGCAGCGACGTTTCCGACCTCTCCACCGACTCGCGCACCGCGGCCGCCATGGGCCTGTCGCTGGTCGTGCCCTGCTACAATGAAGCGCCCGGCCTCGCCGCGCTGCATGACAAGCTCGTCCATCTCGCCCGCACATTGAAGGCGCGTTACGGTCTCGCTTGCGAAGTCGTCTATATCGATGACGGCAGCCGTGACGACACGTTGAAGATCGCGCAAACGCTGTCGCCCGACGAGATCGACGTCCAGGTGATTTCCCTGTCGCGCAATTTCGGCAAGGAAGCCGCGCTGATGGCTGGCCTCGACCACTGCAAAAAAGGCGCCGTGCTGTTCATGGATGGCGACGGCCAGCATCCGCCGGAATTCGTCGAGAAACTGGTGCATCACTGGATCGTCGATGGCTATGACGTGGTCTTCACGGCCAAGGCGCATCGCGACAATGAGAGCTTCCTGCTTCGCACGGCCGTGGGTGGCTTCTACGCGCTGATCAATTGGGGCGCCCGCACAAAAATCCCGGAAGATGCCGGCGATTTCCGCCTGCTCTCGCCACGGGCGGCAGCAGCGCTGCGGCAGTTGCCCGAGCGCAACCGCTTCTTCAAGGGCCTCGCCACCTGGATCGGCTTCCGCCAGCTGCGCGTCGATTACGAGCCGCAGGCGCGCGCGCATGGCGTGTCGTCCTTCAATCCGAAGGCGCTAATCGGCCTCTCCATCGAAGGCCTCACCTCGTTCTCGGTGGCGCCGCTGCGGCTTGCCAGCCTGTTCGGGCTGCTGTTCGCCGGCGCGGCCTTCCTGTTCGGCCTCATGATCTTGTGGGAGACCATGATCGACGGCAAATCCGTGCCCGGCTATCCCTCGATCATCGTCGGCGTGATGACCATCGGCGGCGTGCAACTGATCATGATCGGCGTGCTCGGCGAATATATCGGAAAAATCCTCTCCGAGCTGAAGGGGCGCCCGGTCTATTTCATCGCTGAACACAGCGTGAAGCCATCGACGCCAGACGCCGCGGCAACGGCCGCGCCCGACCGGACCATCGCCGAATGA
- the hisG gene encoding ATP phosphoribosyltransferase, with amino-acid sequence MSSPFVVAVPSKGRLQENAEAFFSRAGLTLTKAGGVRDYRGTIAGLDNVEIAYLSASEIAANLSRGSVHLGITGEDLLRENIIDTDKRVALIEGLGFGRADVVVAVPQAWIDVRTMADLDDVATGFREQHNRRMRVATKYINLTRAYFASHGVMDYRIVESAGATEGAPATGAAELIVDITTTGATLAANGLKVLDDGVMLRSQANLVASRSADWSPQARETARIILDHIASRARASKYKEVRTRFAGCNQALLDEAHNRFGVVSPFGGPTSSGMVTLHCPPAQIYALGSFLRDHGADTVSVASLDYVLDRENPLFAKLEAFLR; translated from the coding sequence ATGAGCAGCCCCTTCGTCGTCGCCGTCCCCTCCAAGGGACGCCTGCAGGAAAATGCCGAAGCTTTCTTCAGCCGCGCCGGTCTGACGCTGACCAAGGCCGGCGGCGTGCGCGATTATCGCGGCACCATCGCGGGCCTCGACAATGTCGAGATTGCCTATCTCTCGGCCAGCGAAATCGCCGCCAATCTGTCGCGCGGTTCGGTGCATCTCGGCATCACCGGCGAAGATCTGCTGCGTGAAAACATCATCGACACCGACAAGCGCGTGGCGCTGATCGAAGGTCTCGGCTTCGGCCGCGCCGATGTGGTCGTCGCCGTGCCGCAGGCCTGGATCGATGTGCGCACCATGGCCGATCTCGACGACGTCGCGACGGGATTCCGCGAGCAGCACAATCGCCGCATGCGCGTTGCGACCAAATATATCAATCTCACCCGCGCTTATTTCGCATCGCATGGCGTGATGGACTACCGCATCGTTGAAAGCGCGGGCGCCACCGAAGGCGCACCGGCCACCGGCGCCGCCGAGCTGATCGTCGACATCACCACCACCGGCGCGACGTTGGCCGCCAATGGCCTCAAGGTGCTGGACGACGGCGTGATGCTGCGCAGCCAGGCCAATCTCGTCGCCTCGCGCAGCGCCGACTGGTCGCCGCAGGCACGCGAGACCGCGCGCATCATCCTCGATCACATCGCGTCGCGCGCCCGCGCCAGCAAATACAAGGAAGTGCGCACGCGCTTCGCCGGCTGCAATCAGGCGCTGCTCGACGAAGCGCACAACCGCTTCGGCGTGGTGTCGCCATTCGGCGGGCCGACCTCGTCAGGCATGGTGACGCTGCATTGCCCGCCCGCACAGATCTACGCGCTCGGCAGTTTCTTGCGCGACCATGGCGCGGATACCGTGTCGGTTGCATCGCTCGATTACGTGCTGGATCGCGAGAACCCGCTGTTTGCGAAGCTCGAGGCGTTCTTGCGGTAA